One bacterium genomic window carries:
- a CDS encoding SDR family oxidoreductase yields the protein MVVSLRDRKVIVTGASKGLGRAIAETLASLGAQLAICARSTDLLGEVADAIEARGGVRPFCQTVDLCRGAVIESFVSESVEALGGLNTLVNLSGGPRHGRFADLSDADYQHYFELGFLSNVRVTRAALPYLKAAGAGAIVNILSISVKQPLEGVLLANSVRMGLLGLAKTLADELAPLGIRVNNVCPGSILTETSNELTRQGAARQGISFEEAMARRISRVPLGRMGQPTDVANLVAFLVSDAAEFITGTTTQVDGGIVRGMF from the coding sequence GTGGTCGTGAGCCTGCGCGATAGGAAGGTAATCGTCACTGGCGCCAGCAAGGGGCTGGGACGCGCGATTGCCGAGACCCTTGCGTCGCTAGGGGCGCAGCTAGCGATCTGCGCCCGTTCCACAGACTTGCTTGGAGAGGTCGCCGACGCGATCGAGGCGCGAGGTGGCGTGCGCCCGTTCTGTCAGACGGTGGACCTGTGTCGCGGCGCGGTGATTGAGTCCTTTGTCTCCGAGTCGGTGGAAGCATTGGGCGGGCTAAACACCTTGGTGAACCTATCGGGCGGGCCTCGACACGGTAGATTCGCGGACCTCTCTGACGCGGACTATCAACACTATTTTGAGCTGGGATTTCTCAGCAACGTGCGCGTCACACGTGCCGCGCTGCCGTACCTGAAGGCGGCTGGAGCGGGCGCGATCGTCAACATCCTGAGCATTAGTGTCAAACAGCCGCTCGAAGGGGTGCTCTTGGCAAATTCAGTGCGCATGGGGCTGTTGGGACTAGCCAAGACGCTTGCCGATGAGCTTGCACCGCTTGGCATCCGAGTTAACAACGTGTGCCCCGGCTCCATTCTCACGGAAACCAGCAATGAGCTTACGCGACAAGGTGCGGCGCGCCAGGGCATCAGTTTTGAGGAGGCGATGGCCAGGCGCATTAGTAGAGTTCCGCTTGGCAGGATGGGACAGCCAACGGACGTCGCAAACCTGGTCGCGTTTCTCGTGTCCGATGCGGCGGAGTTTATAACGGGGACGACGACTCAAGTCGACGGCGGGATCGTACGCGGAATGTTCTAG